From the genome of Primulina eburnea isolate SZY01 chromosome 12, ASM2296580v1, whole genome shotgun sequence, one region includes:
- the LOC140807226 gene encoding uncharacterized protein isoform X4 gives MFQEQCLLYVQCTGDAVMNKPAGEPFHVKYVVFVGYIDGPLINMKRHTIIFSAYIRQVFSCHSQPSSSIHNLSIFCFSCSSFRMLSSFGSTTIRSFPDYSPKKPSIRDSEFVHHISTVIKQRCYEHLRRILKPYESKFRPDHIIWVLMEIKNDYKLVLNFFDWYCIRRDPSFEVCCIIIQIAVAAKDLKLAQKLFHDLLTKSNADGKVREAHNLLMQMELRGCIADAISYSTIINGYCNIEELQLMLKLFDTMRQKGVKPNRFTFNSVILFLCKNGKVMDAEKILREMMCEGVFPDNVVYTTLIDGFRKIGNVGSSFRMYEEMQTLKIVPDFIAYTALICCLCQNGKVLEADNLFRAMINIGLKADEFTYTTLIDGYCKAGDIKMAFSLHNEMIQMGLVPNIVTYTALVDGLCKHGEVDTASELLHEMGEKGLVLNIYTCNSLLNGLCKSGNIAEAVKLMKDMEVAGILPDTFSYTTLMDAYCKSGEMVMAHQLLHEMLQKGIKPTVVTFNVLMNGFCVSGMLEDGQKLLNWMLDKGMMPNATTYNSLMKQYCLRNDMRSAIETYRGMGHQGVVPDANSYNIMIRGHCKARNMKEAWFLHKEIIEKGYNLTVESYNALIKGFLKRKKYLEARELFEQMRKKGLSADKEIYCTFVDVNYEEGNIDSTFELCNEAVERCFKDGT, from the exons ATGTTCCAGGAACAGTGTCTATTGTATGTTCAA TGTACAGGTGATGCGGTGATGAATAAGCCTGCAGGAGAGCCCTTCCATGTCAAATATGTAGTTTTTGTAGGCTACATTGATGGGCCTCTCATCAACATGAAGAGACACACCATCATCTTTTCAGCATACATTCGTCAAGTGTTTTCTTGTCATTCACAGCCAAGTTCGAGCATCCACAATCTCTCAATTTTTTGCTTTTCTTGTTCTTCATTCCGAATGCTATCTTCCTTTGGGTCAACCACTATAAGATCTTTTCCTGATTATTCGCCAAAGAAACCTTCCATTAGAGACTCTGAATTTGTCCACCACATTTCAACTGTCATCAAGCAACGCTGCTATGAGCACCTTCGTCGAATTTTGAAGCCCTATGAATCCAAATTCAGGCCTGATCATATCATCTGGGTTCTCATGGAGATAAAGAATGATTATAAACTAGTATTGAATTTCTTTGACTGGTATTGCATACGAAGGGATCCATCATTTGAGGTCTGTTGCATTATTATTCAAATTGCTGTTGCTGCAAAAGATCTAAAATTGGCTCAAAAACTTTTTCATGACCTCCTGACAAAATCCAATGCCGATG GAAAAGTGAGAGAAGCTCACAACCTACTTATGCAAATGGAATTAAGAGGTTGCATTGCTGATGCTATAAGTTACAGTACCATAATTAATGGATATTGCAATATTGAAGAACTCCAGCTGATGTTAAAACTATTCGATACCATGCGGCAGAAAGGAGTAAAGCCAAACAGGTTTACCTTTAATAGTGTAATCCTTTTTTTATGCAAGAATGGTAAAGTTATGGATGCAGAGAAGATCTTGAGAGAGATGATGTGTGAGGGAGTTTTTCCAGATAATGTTGTTTACACAACTCTCATTGATGGATTTAGGAAAATTGGAAATGTTGGTTCTTCATTTAGAATGTACGAGGAAATGCAGACTCTGAAAATAGTTCCTGATTTTATTGCATATACTGCTCTAATTTGTTGCCTATGTCAGAACGGAAAAGTTTTGGAAGCTGATAATCTCTTTCGTGCAATGATCAATATTGGATTAAAAGCAGATGAGTTTACTTATACAACTCTTATTGATGGTTATTGCAAGGCTGGTGACATTAAAATGGCATTTTCTCTGCACAATGAGATGATTCAGATGGGTTTGGTTCCAAATATAGTAACATACACTGCACTGGTTGATGGGCTCTGTAAACATGGGGAGGTTGATACTGCAAGTGAACTTCTTCATGAGATGGGTGAAAAGGGACTTGTTCTGAATATTTACACTTGCAATTCACTTCTCAATGGCCTTTGTAAATCGGGAAATATAGCTGAAGCAGTGAAGTTAATGAAAGATATGGAGGTGGCTGGAATATTGCCTGATACTTTTTCCTATACCACACTTATGGATGCTTATTGCAAATCTGGAGAAATGGTTATGGCACACCAATTGCTTCACGAGATGTTGCAAAAAGGGATTAAACCAACTGTTGTTACATTCAACGTACTGATGAATGGTTTTTGTGTGTCGGGGATGCTAGAAGATGGCCAGAAGCTGCTAAATTGGATGTTGGACAAGGGTATGATGCCTAATGCCACCACTTATAACTCTCTTATGAAACAATACTGCCTTAGAAATGATATGCGTTCGGCAATTGAAACATACCGAGGGATGGGCCATCAGGGAGTTGTGCCAGATGCAAATTCATATAACATAATGATTCGAGGGCATTGTAAAGCGAGGAATATGAAGGAAGCATGGTTTTTGCATAAGGAAATCATCGAGAAAGGGTACAATCTCACGGTTGAGAGCTATAATGCGCTAATCAAGGGATTTTTGAAAAGGAAAAAGTATCTAGAGGCAAGAGAACTTTTTGAACAGATGAGAAAAAAAGGGCTATCTGCCGATAAGGAAATTTACTGCACCTTTGTGGATGTGAACTACGAGGAGGGCAATATTGATTCAACTTTCGAGCTTTGCAATGAAGCAGTGGAAAGATGTTTCAAAGATGGAACATAA
- the LOC140806810 gene encoding uncharacterized protein — translation MNVSGRTKDTSKSREELKELCCRPELHQDETSKKFPKACYTLGKESKQALCSWLKDIKFPDGYASNMARCVDMNKLKIFGMKSHDCHVFMQRLIPIAFHDLLPNNVWQTLTELSMFFRDLTSRVITTADMVRLETIIPLILCKLERIFPPSFFDSMEHLPVHLAYEARLAGPVQYRWMYPFERFLRRLKNNIRNKAKVEGSLCNAYLVEEASSFCEYYFADSVKTRHRKCPRNSDDPRPIDSNMFLIFKFPGRPIGAYIFRCMHEEELRKENPALRPDEVDKKLDTNFESWFESHVKEPNSNVHDDMMKDFASGPLRNTRVYSGYYVNGFKFHVARRNSTTLTSNSGVFVKGSSNLTDELDYYGMLDEIIEVEYPALPIKRIVLFKCSWYDPTPRIGTRVHSNYKLVEVYANRRFNKFEPFIFAVQAGQVFYAKYPTIRRGPSEWIAVCRMKARSTIEMPTSLTPADHDAFQNEEAEGHSLDSQVQTTSQLLVDVNITYEELDDEEISTDDEIDVVIESDNDNLEISDDYDTDYDED, via the exons ATGAATGTGTCGGGAAGAACGAAAGACACATCAAAGTCCCGTgaggaattgaaagaattgtgttgcagaccaGAGTTGCACCAGGATGAAACATCCAAAAAATTTCCAAAGGCATGTTATACATTGGGAAAAGAAAGTAAACAGGCATTATGTAGTTGGTTGAAAGACATTAAATTCCCTGATGGATATGCCTCAAATATGGCTCGATGTGTGGATATGaacaaattgaaaatatttGGAATGAAGAGTCATGATTGTCATGTATTCATGCAAAGACTTATTCCAATAGCCTTCCATGACCTACTTCCCAATAATGTTTGGCAGACACTTACTGAATTGAGTATGTTCTTCAGAGATTTGACGTCGAGGGTCATTACAACAGCTGACATGGTTCGCTTAGAGACAATCATTCCTCTTATACTTTGTAAACTTGAGCGCATATTTCCACCGAGCTTTTTTGATTCAATGGAGCATCTCCCAGTTCATTTAGCTTATGAGGCACGACTAGCTGGTCCTGTTCAGTATAGATGGATGTACCCATTTGAACGTTTTTTGAGGAggctaaaaaataatattcgtaATAAAGCAAAGGTTGAGGGGTCATTATGTAATGCTTATTTGGTTGAAGAAGCATCTTCTTTCTGTGAATATTATTTTGCTGACAGTGTGAAGACTAGACATCGTAAGTGTCCCCGAAATTCTGATGATCCTCGACCGATAGACTCAAACATGTTTTTGATTTTCAAATTCCCTGGTAGACCGATTGGTGCATATATTTTTAGATG TATGCACGAAGAAGAATTGCGAAAAGAAAATCCAGCACTTCGACCTGATGAAGTGGACAAAAAGTTGGATACCAATTTTGAATCGTGGTTTGAAAGCCAT GTGAAGGAACCGAATTCAAATGTACATGATGATATGATGAAGGATTTTGCGAGCGGACCTCTTCGTAACACGAGAGTGTACTCGGGTTACTACGTTAATGGTTTCAAATTCCATGTGGCACGGCGAAATTCAACCACATTGACTAGTAATTCCGGTGTTTTTGTGAAAGGATCTAGCAACTTAACTGATGAACTTGATTACTATGGTATGCTTGATGAAATCATCGAGGTGGAATATCCAGCTTTACCTATAAAGAGGATAGTATTATTCAAATGTTCATGGTATGATCCGACGCCCAGGATTGGTACGAGAGTACATTCAAACTACAAGTTAGTTGAAGTCTATGCAAATAGAAGATTCAATAAATTTGAACCTTTCATTTTTGCGGTACAAGCGGGTCAAGTGTTCTATGCTAAATATCCCACGATAAGAAGAGGACCTAGTGAATGGATAGCAGTTTGTAGAATGAAGGCTCGATCAACCATAGAAATGCCAACTTCCCTCACGCCTGCGGACCACGATGCCTTTCAGAATGAGGAAGCGGAGGGACATTCACTTGATTCACAAGTTCAAACTACATCACAGTTACTTGTAGATGTAAACATTACTTATGAGGAATTAGATGATGAAGAGATATCTACcgatgatgagattgatgtagtAATAGAGTCAGACAATGATAACTTGGAAATTAGTGATGATTATGATACAGATTATGATGAAGATTGA
- the LOC140807226 gene encoding uncharacterized protein isoform X3, with amino-acid sequence MFQEQCLLYVQCTGDAVMNKPAGEPFHVKYVVFVGYIDGPLINMKRHTIIFSAYIRQVFSCHSQPSSSIHNLSIFCFSCSSFRMLSSFGSTTIRSFPDYSPKKPSIRDSEFVHHISTVIKQRCYEHLRRILKPYESKFRPDHIIWVLMEIKNDYKLVLNFFDWYCIRRDPSFEVCCIIIQIAVAAKDLKLAQKLFHDLLTKSNADGNISFSQFLEKLIYTYKDWGSNPLVFDIFFQVIVEIGRLDDARKIFDKILAYNVFLSVDSCNLFLSRLSKNIDGPKMLLKNFSEFSEVGIKWNTASYNIVMHSLCQSGKVREAHNLLMQMELRGCIADAISYSTIINGYCNIEELQLMLKLFDTMRQKGVKPNRFTFNSVILFLCKNGKVMDAEKILREMMCEGVFPDNVVYTTLIDGFRKIGNVGSSFRMYEEMQTLKIVPDFIAYTALICCLCQNGKVLEADNLFRAMINIGLKADEFTYTTLIDGYCKAGDIKMAFSLHNEMIQMGLVPNIVTYTALVDGLCKHGEVDTASELLHEMGEKGLVLNIYTCNSLLNGLCKSGNIAEAVKLMKDMEVAGILPDTFSYTTLMDAYCKSGEMVMAHQLLHEMLQKGIKPTVVTFNVLMNGFCVSGMLEDGQKLLNWMLDKGHCKARNMKEAWFLHKEIIEKGYNLTVESYNALIKGFLKRKKYLEARELFEQMRKKGLSADKEIYCTFVDVNYEEGNIDSTFELCNEAVERCFKDGT; translated from the exons ATGTTCCAGGAACAGTGTCTATTGTATGTTCAA TGTACAGGTGATGCGGTGATGAATAAGCCTGCAGGAGAGCCCTTCCATGTCAAATATGTAGTTTTTGTAGGCTACATTGATGGGCCTCTCATCAACATGAAGAGACACACCATCATCTTTTCAGCATACATTCGTCAAGTGTTTTCTTGTCATTCACAGCCAAGTTCGAGCATCCACAATCTCTCAATTTTTTGCTTTTCTTGTTCTTCATTCCGAATGCTATCTTCCTTTGGGTCAACCACTATAAGATCTTTTCCTGATTATTCGCCAAAGAAACCTTCCATTAGAGACTCTGAATTTGTCCACCACATTTCAACTGTCATCAAGCAACGCTGCTATGAGCACCTTCGTCGAATTTTGAAGCCCTATGAATCCAAATTCAGGCCTGATCATATCATCTGGGTTCTCATGGAGATAAAGAATGATTATAAACTAGTATTGAATTTCTTTGACTGGTATTGCATACGAAGGGATCCATCATTTGAGGTCTGTTGCATTATTATTCAAATTGCTGTTGCTGCAAAAGATCTAAAATTGGCTCAAAAACTTTTTCATGACCTCCTGACAAAATCCAATGCCGATGGTAACATCTCATTCTCCCAGTTTCTTGAAAAGTTAATATACACTTACAAGGATTGGGGTTCAAATCCACTCGTCTTTGACATTTTTTTCCAAGTTATTGTTGAAATTGGCCGTCTTGATGATGCTAGAAAGATTTTTGATAAGATTCTGGCCTATAACGTTTTTCTATCTGTTGATTCATGTAACCTATTTCTTTCCCGATTATCAAAAAATATTGATGGTCCCAAAATGCTGCTAAAGAATTTCAGTGAATTTTCTGAAGTGGGTATTAAATGGAATACTGCATCATATAACATAGTGATGCACTCACTTTGTCAATCAGGAAAAGTGAGAGAAGCTCACAACCTACTTATGCAAATGGAATTAAGAGGTTGCATTGCTGATGCTATAAGTTACAGTACCATAATTAATGGATATTGCAATATTGAAGAACTCCAGCTGATGTTAAAACTATTCGATACCATGCGGCAGAAAGGAGTAAAGCCAAACAGGTTTACCTTTAATAGTGTAATCCTTTTTTTATGCAAGAATGGTAAAGTTATGGATGCAGAGAAGATCTTGAGAGAGATGATGTGTGAGGGAGTTTTTCCAGATAATGTTGTTTACACAACTCTCATTGATGGATTTAGGAAAATTGGAAATGTTGGTTCTTCATTTAGAATGTACGAGGAAATGCAGACTCTGAAAATAGTTCCTGATTTTATTGCATATACTGCTCTAATTTGTTGCCTATGTCAGAACGGAAAAGTTTTGGAAGCTGATAATCTCTTTCGTGCAATGATCAATATTGGATTAAAAGCAGATGAGTTTACTTATACAACTCTTATTGATGGTTATTGCAAGGCTGGTGACATTAAAATGGCATTTTCTCTGCACAATGAGATGATTCAGATGGGTTTGGTTCCAAATATAGTAACATACACTGCACTGGTTGATGGGCTCTGTAAACATGGGGAGGTTGATACTGCAAGTGAACTTCTTCATGAGATGGGTGAAAAGGGACTTGTTCTGAATATTTACACTTGCAATTCACTTCTCAATGGCCTTTGTAAATCGGGAAATATAGCTGAAGCAGTGAAGTTAATGAAAGATATGGAGGTGGCTGGAATATTGCCTGATACTTTTTCCTATACCACACTTATGGATGCTTATTGCAAATCTGGAGAAATGGTTATGGCACACCAATTGCTTCACGAGATGTTGCAAAAAGGGATTAAACCAACTGTTGTTACATTCAACGTACTGATGAATGGTTTTTGTGTGTCGGGGATGCTAGAAGATGGCCAGAAGCTGCTAAATTGGATGTTGGACAAGG GGCATTGTAAAGCGAGGAATATGAAGGAAGCATGGTTTTTGCATAAGGAAATCATCGAGAAAGGGTACAATCTCACGGTTGAGAGCTATAATGCGCTAATCAAGGGATTTTTGAAAAGGAAAAAGTATCTAGAGGCAAGAGAACTTTTTGAACAGATGAGAAAAAAAGGGCTATCTGCCGATAAGGAAATTTACTGCACCTTTGTGGATGTGAACTACGAGGAGGGCAATATTGATTCAACTTTCGAGCTTTGCAATGAAGCAGTGGAAAGATGTTTCAAAGATGGAACATAA
- the LOC140807226 gene encoding uncharacterized protein isoform X1, whose protein sequence is MFQEQCLLYVQCTGDAVMNKPAGEPFHVKYVVFVGYIDGPLINMKRHTIIFSAYIRQVFSCHSQPSSSIHNLSIFCFSCSSFRMLSSFGSTTIRSFPDYSPKKPSIRDSEFVHHISTVIKQRCYEHLRRILKPYESKFRPDHIIWVLMEIKNDYKLVLNFFDWYCIRRDPSFEVCCIIIQIAVAAKDLKLAQKLFHDLLTKSNADGNISFSQFLEKLIYTYKDWGSNPLVFDIFFQVIVEIGRLDDARKIFDKILAYNVFLSVDSCNLFLSRLSKNIDGPKMLLKNFSEFSEVGIKWNTASYNIVMHSLCQSGKVREAHNLLMQMELRGCIADAISYSTIINGYCNIEELQLMLKLFDTMRQKGVKPNRFTFNSVILFLCKNGKVMDAEKILREMMCEGVFPDNVVYTTLIDGFRKIGNVGSSFRMYEEMQTLKIVPDFIAYTALICCLCQNGKVLEADNLFRAMINIGLKADEFTYTTLIDGYCKAGDIKMAFSLHNEMIQMGLVPNIVTYTALVDGLCKHGEVDTASELLHEMGEKGLVLNIYTCNSLLNGLCKSGNIAEAVKLMKDMEVAGILPDTFSYTTLMDAYCKSGEMVMAHQLLHEMLQKGIKPTVVTFNVLMNGFCVSGMLEDGQKLLNWMLDKGMMPNATTYNSLMKQYCLRNDMRSAIETYRGMGHQGVVPDANSYNIMIRGHCKARNMKEAWFLHKEIIEKGYNLTVESYNALIKGFLKRKKYLEARELFEQMRKKGLSADKEIYCTFVDVNYEEGNIDSTFELCNEAVERCFKDGT, encoded by the exons ATGTTCCAGGAACAGTGTCTATTGTATGTTCAA TGTACAGGTGATGCGGTGATGAATAAGCCTGCAGGAGAGCCCTTCCATGTCAAATATGTAGTTTTTGTAGGCTACATTGATGGGCCTCTCATCAACATGAAGAGACACACCATCATCTTTTCAGCATACATTCGTCAAGTGTTTTCTTGTCATTCACAGCCAAGTTCGAGCATCCACAATCTCTCAATTTTTTGCTTTTCTTGTTCTTCATTCCGAATGCTATCTTCCTTTGGGTCAACCACTATAAGATCTTTTCCTGATTATTCGCCAAAGAAACCTTCCATTAGAGACTCTGAATTTGTCCACCACATTTCAACTGTCATCAAGCAACGCTGCTATGAGCACCTTCGTCGAATTTTGAAGCCCTATGAATCCAAATTCAGGCCTGATCATATCATCTGGGTTCTCATGGAGATAAAGAATGATTATAAACTAGTATTGAATTTCTTTGACTGGTATTGCATACGAAGGGATCCATCATTTGAGGTCTGTTGCATTATTATTCAAATTGCTGTTGCTGCAAAAGATCTAAAATTGGCTCAAAAACTTTTTCATGACCTCCTGACAAAATCCAATGCCGATGGTAACATCTCATTCTCCCAGTTTCTTGAAAAGTTAATATACACTTACAAGGATTGGGGTTCAAATCCACTCGTCTTTGACATTTTTTTCCAAGTTATTGTTGAAATTGGCCGTCTTGATGATGCTAGAAAGATTTTTGATAAGATTCTGGCCTATAACGTTTTTCTATCTGTTGATTCATGTAACCTATTTCTTTCCCGATTATCAAAAAATATTGATGGTCCCAAAATGCTGCTAAAGAATTTCAGTGAATTTTCTGAAGTGGGTATTAAATGGAATACTGCATCATATAACATAGTGATGCACTCACTTTGTCAATCAGGAAAAGTGAGAGAAGCTCACAACCTACTTATGCAAATGGAATTAAGAGGTTGCATTGCTGATGCTATAAGTTACAGTACCATAATTAATGGATATTGCAATATTGAAGAACTCCAGCTGATGTTAAAACTATTCGATACCATGCGGCAGAAAGGAGTAAAGCCAAACAGGTTTACCTTTAATAGTGTAATCCTTTTTTTATGCAAGAATGGTAAAGTTATGGATGCAGAGAAGATCTTGAGAGAGATGATGTGTGAGGGAGTTTTTCCAGATAATGTTGTTTACACAACTCTCATTGATGGATTTAGGAAAATTGGAAATGTTGGTTCTTCATTTAGAATGTACGAGGAAATGCAGACTCTGAAAATAGTTCCTGATTTTATTGCATATACTGCTCTAATTTGTTGCCTATGTCAGAACGGAAAAGTTTTGGAAGCTGATAATCTCTTTCGTGCAATGATCAATATTGGATTAAAAGCAGATGAGTTTACTTATACAACTCTTATTGATGGTTATTGCAAGGCTGGTGACATTAAAATGGCATTTTCTCTGCACAATGAGATGATTCAGATGGGTTTGGTTCCAAATATAGTAACATACACTGCACTGGTTGATGGGCTCTGTAAACATGGGGAGGTTGATACTGCAAGTGAACTTCTTCATGAGATGGGTGAAAAGGGACTTGTTCTGAATATTTACACTTGCAATTCACTTCTCAATGGCCTTTGTAAATCGGGAAATATAGCTGAAGCAGTGAAGTTAATGAAAGATATGGAGGTGGCTGGAATATTGCCTGATACTTTTTCCTATACCACACTTATGGATGCTTATTGCAAATCTGGAGAAATGGTTATGGCACACCAATTGCTTCACGAGATGTTGCAAAAAGGGATTAAACCAACTGTTGTTACATTCAACGTACTGATGAATGGTTTTTGTGTGTCGGGGATGCTAGAAGATGGCCAGAAGCTGCTAAATTGGATGTTGGACAAGGGTATGATGCCTAATGCCACCACTTATAACTCTCTTATGAAACAATACTGCCTTAGAAATGATATGCGTTCGGCAATTGAAACATACCGAGGGATGGGCCATCAGGGAGTTGTGCCAGATGCAAATTCATATAACATAATGATTCGAGGGCATTGTAAAGCGAGGAATATGAAGGAAGCATGGTTTTTGCATAAGGAAATCATCGAGAAAGGGTACAATCTCACGGTTGAGAGCTATAATGCGCTAATCAAGGGATTTTTGAAAAGGAAAAAGTATCTAGAGGCAAGAGAACTTTTTGAACAGATGAGAAAAAAAGGGCTATCTGCCGATAAGGAAATTTACTGCACCTTTGTGGATGTGAACTACGAGGAGGGCAATATTGATTCAACTTTCGAGCTTTGCAATGAAGCAGTGGAAAGATGTTTCAAAGATGGAACATAA
- the LOC140807226 gene encoding uncharacterized protein isoform X2, whose amino-acid sequence MNKPAGEPFHVKYVVFVGYIDGPLINMKRHTIIFSAYIRQVFSCHSQPSSSIHNLSIFCFSCSSFRMLSSFGSTTIRSFPDYSPKKPSIRDSEFVHHISTVIKQRCYEHLRRILKPYESKFRPDHIIWVLMEIKNDYKLVLNFFDWYCIRRDPSFEVCCIIIQIAVAAKDLKLAQKLFHDLLTKSNADGNISFSQFLEKLIYTYKDWGSNPLVFDIFFQVIVEIGRLDDARKIFDKILAYNVFLSVDSCNLFLSRLSKNIDGPKMLLKNFSEFSEVGIKWNTASYNIVMHSLCQSGKVREAHNLLMQMELRGCIADAISYSTIINGYCNIEELQLMLKLFDTMRQKGVKPNRFTFNSVILFLCKNGKVMDAEKILREMMCEGVFPDNVVYTTLIDGFRKIGNVGSSFRMYEEMQTLKIVPDFIAYTALICCLCQNGKVLEADNLFRAMINIGLKADEFTYTTLIDGYCKAGDIKMAFSLHNEMIQMGLVPNIVTYTALVDGLCKHGEVDTASELLHEMGEKGLVLNIYTCNSLLNGLCKSGNIAEAVKLMKDMEVAGILPDTFSYTTLMDAYCKSGEMVMAHQLLHEMLQKGIKPTVVTFNVLMNGFCVSGMLEDGQKLLNWMLDKGMMPNATTYNSLMKQYCLRNDMRSAIETYRGMGHQGVVPDANSYNIMIRGHCKARNMKEAWFLHKEIIEKGYNLTVESYNALIKGFLKRKKYLEARELFEQMRKKGLSADKEIYCTFVDVNYEEGNIDSTFELCNEAVERCFKDGT is encoded by the coding sequence ATGAATAAGCCTGCAGGAGAGCCCTTCCATGTCAAATATGTAGTTTTTGTAGGCTACATTGATGGGCCTCTCATCAACATGAAGAGACACACCATCATCTTTTCAGCATACATTCGTCAAGTGTTTTCTTGTCATTCACAGCCAAGTTCGAGCATCCACAATCTCTCAATTTTTTGCTTTTCTTGTTCTTCATTCCGAATGCTATCTTCCTTTGGGTCAACCACTATAAGATCTTTTCCTGATTATTCGCCAAAGAAACCTTCCATTAGAGACTCTGAATTTGTCCACCACATTTCAACTGTCATCAAGCAACGCTGCTATGAGCACCTTCGTCGAATTTTGAAGCCCTATGAATCCAAATTCAGGCCTGATCATATCATCTGGGTTCTCATGGAGATAAAGAATGATTATAAACTAGTATTGAATTTCTTTGACTGGTATTGCATACGAAGGGATCCATCATTTGAGGTCTGTTGCATTATTATTCAAATTGCTGTTGCTGCAAAAGATCTAAAATTGGCTCAAAAACTTTTTCATGACCTCCTGACAAAATCCAATGCCGATGGTAACATCTCATTCTCCCAGTTTCTTGAAAAGTTAATATACACTTACAAGGATTGGGGTTCAAATCCACTCGTCTTTGACATTTTTTTCCAAGTTATTGTTGAAATTGGCCGTCTTGATGATGCTAGAAAGATTTTTGATAAGATTCTGGCCTATAACGTTTTTCTATCTGTTGATTCATGTAACCTATTTCTTTCCCGATTATCAAAAAATATTGATGGTCCCAAAATGCTGCTAAAGAATTTCAGTGAATTTTCTGAAGTGGGTATTAAATGGAATACTGCATCATATAACATAGTGATGCACTCACTTTGTCAATCAGGAAAAGTGAGAGAAGCTCACAACCTACTTATGCAAATGGAATTAAGAGGTTGCATTGCTGATGCTATAAGTTACAGTACCATAATTAATGGATATTGCAATATTGAAGAACTCCAGCTGATGTTAAAACTATTCGATACCATGCGGCAGAAAGGAGTAAAGCCAAACAGGTTTACCTTTAATAGTGTAATCCTTTTTTTATGCAAGAATGGTAAAGTTATGGATGCAGAGAAGATCTTGAGAGAGATGATGTGTGAGGGAGTTTTTCCAGATAATGTTGTTTACACAACTCTCATTGATGGATTTAGGAAAATTGGAAATGTTGGTTCTTCATTTAGAATGTACGAGGAAATGCAGACTCTGAAAATAGTTCCTGATTTTATTGCATATACTGCTCTAATTTGTTGCCTATGTCAGAACGGAAAAGTTTTGGAAGCTGATAATCTCTTTCGTGCAATGATCAATATTGGATTAAAAGCAGATGAGTTTACTTATACAACTCTTATTGATGGTTATTGCAAGGCTGGTGACATTAAAATGGCATTTTCTCTGCACAATGAGATGATTCAGATGGGTTTGGTTCCAAATATAGTAACATACACTGCACTGGTTGATGGGCTCTGTAAACATGGGGAGGTTGATACTGCAAGTGAACTTCTTCATGAGATGGGTGAAAAGGGACTTGTTCTGAATATTTACACTTGCAATTCACTTCTCAATGGCCTTTGTAAATCGGGAAATATAGCTGAAGCAGTGAAGTTAATGAAAGATATGGAGGTGGCTGGAATATTGCCTGATACTTTTTCCTATACCACACTTATGGATGCTTATTGCAAATCTGGAGAAATGGTTATGGCACACCAATTGCTTCACGAGATGTTGCAAAAAGGGATTAAACCAACTGTTGTTACATTCAACGTACTGATGAATGGTTTTTGTGTGTCGGGGATGCTAGAAGATGGCCAGAAGCTGCTAAATTGGATGTTGGACAAGGGTATGATGCCTAATGCCACCACTTATAACTCTCTTATGAAACAATACTGCCTTAGAAATGATATGCGTTCGGCAATTGAAACATACCGAGGGATGGGCCATCAGGGAGTTGTGCCAGATGCAAATTCATATAACATAATGATTCGAGGGCATTGTAAAGCGAGGAATATGAAGGAAGCATGGTTTTTGCATAAGGAAATCATCGAGAAAGGGTACAATCTCACGGTTGAGAGCTATAATGCGCTAATCAAGGGATTTTTGAAAAGGAAAAAGTATCTAGAGGCAAGAGAACTTTTTGAACAGATGAGAAAAAAAGGGCTATCTGCCGATAAGGAAATTTACTGCACCTTTGTGGATGTGAACTACGAGGAGGGCAATATTGATTCAACTTTCGAGCTTTGCAATGAAGCAGTGGAAAGATGTTTCAAAGATGGAACATAA